The Pseudomonas solani genome segment GCCCTCGGCAAGCAACTGTTCTTCGAACCGCGCCTCTCCCGCAGCCACATCATCAGCTGCAACACCTGCCACAACATCGGCACCGGCGGGGCGGACAACGTGCCCACCTCGGTCGGCCACGGCTGGCAGAAAGGGCCGCGGAACTCACCGACGGTGTTCAACGCGGTGTTCAACGCCGCGCAGTTCTGGGACGGCCGCGCCGAAGACCTGCAAGCCCAGGCCAAGGGCCCGATCCAGGCCAGCGTGGAGATGAACAACACCCCTGAGCGCGTGGAGCAGACCCTGGCCAGCATCCCCGAGTACGTGGCGGCCTTCTCCGCCGCCTTCCCCAAGGCGGAGAAACCGGTGAGCTTCGACAACATGGCCCTGGCCATCGAGGCCTTCGAGGCGACCCTGACCACGCCGGACTCGCCCTTCGACCGCTACCTGGCCGGGGATGACAAGGCCCTGGACGCCCAGCAGAAGGAAGGCCTGGCGCTGTTCATCGACAGCGGCTGCAGCGCCTGCCACAACGGTGTCAACCTCGGCGGCCAGGCGTACTTCCCCTTCGGCCTGGTGCGCAAGCCCACCGAAGACATCCTGCCCATCGGCGACAAGGGTCGCTTCGCGGTGACCAAGACCTCCAGCGACGCCTACGTATTCCGCGCCGCGCCCCTGCGCAACATCGCCCTTACCGCACCGTACTTCCACAGCGGCCAGGTCTGGGAGCTGAAGGAGGCGGTGGCGATCATGGGCAACAGCCAGCTGGGCCGCGAACTCAAGGACAAGGAAGTGGCCGCGATCACCGCCTTCCTCCACGGGCTATCGGGGCGTCAGCCGGATGTCAGCTACCCGATCCTGCCGGCCAGCACCGCGAGCACGCCACGGCCGGAGTGACGGCGGGCCCGGCGGGCTCTAGGATGGTCGCCCCGGAGCAAGGACCCCGCCGATGGACACGCGTTACCTGATCGAGATGCTGCTGAAGCGGGACAAGGTGGACTCCTTCTCCCGCTACCCCTACGTCCTGCCGGCGGTGCGCAGCCTGGAGCGCCTGGAGTTCCACCCCAAGGTGACTTTCCTGGTGGGCGAGAACGGCTCGGGCAAGTCCACCCTGATGGAGGCCCTGGCGGTGGCCCTGGGCTTCAACCCCGAAGGCGGCACGCGCAACTTCAACTTCGGCACCCGCGCCTCCCATTCCGAGCTGCACCGCGCGTTGCGCGTCAGCCGGGGCGTGCGCCGCGCGCGGGACGGTTTCTTCCTGCGTGCCGAGAGCTTCTTCAACCTGGCCACCGAGATCGAGCACCTGGACGCCGAGCCGGCTCCGGCGCCGCCGGTGATCGACGCCTACGGCGGCCGCTCGCTGCACGAGCAGTCCCATGGTGAATCCTTCCTCGCGCTGCTGATGAACCGCTTCGGCGGCAAGGGCCTGTACCTCCTCGACGAACCCGAGGCGGCGCTCTCGCCCCAGCGCCAGCTGGCCATGCTGGCGCGCATCCACGACCTGGTGAAGGACGATTCGCAATTCGTCATCGCCACCCACTCGCCCATCCTCATGGCCTACCCGGACGCCTGGATCTACCAGTGCGGGCCGGAGGGCTTCACGCTCACCGCCTACGACGACACCGAGCACGTGCAGGTCAGCCGTGGCTTCCTCGCCAACCCGGCGCGCACCCTGCGCACCTTGCTGGGGGAGGAGGGCTGAGGCCCGCCACCTTCGGTACAGCCAGCGGCGGGCGTTCTCAGGTGCCGCCACCCATCGCCTGCCGGTATTGCCGGGGCGTGAAGCCCGTGAGTTGCTTGAATTGGCGGCTGAAGGCGCTGTGGTCGGTGTAGCCGCATTGCAGGGCGACATCGGTGATGGGTAACTCCGTCTGCAGCAGGCGATGGGCGTGTTCGAGGCGCGCCTTGGTGATCATCTGCCGTGGCGTCAGCTGGAACGCGCGGGTGCAGTAGCGCTCCAGCTGGGCGACCGAAAGCCCGGCGATGCGGGTCAGGGTGTCCAGGGTGATGGGCTCGTGGAAGTGCTGGCGGATGTACTCGTCCACTTCCGCGAGGCGCGCGTAGGCGGGGTGGGCGGTGGCGGCCGACTGCAAGTCCACCGAGATGCCCACCAGGCCGATGATGGCGTCGCTGCGGCTCAGCAGTGGGCGCTTGTGGGTCAGGCACCAGCCGGGTTCGCGGCTGCCATAGAGGTGCAGTTCGAGCTGGTCCTCCAGCACCTGGCCTTTCTCCAGGACGCGGCGGTCCTGTTCGGTGTAGCCGGGGCCGAGCTGGGCGGGGAAGACCTCTGCGCTGGTCCTGCCCAGCAGCGGCTGCAATTGCTTGAGGCCGCAACGCTGCACCAGGGTACGGTTGGCCAGGACGTAACGGGCCTGGGTGTCCTTGATGAAGACCGCCGCATTGGGAATCGCATCCAGCACCGGCAACAGCAAATCGGCGCTGGCCAGCAGTTCGTCCAGGGATGCCGGACGGCGCTGGGGCTCTATCGCGGCCAGTGCCGCCAGTGCTCTTCGCACCATGCCTTTCACCTCGTTCGAAGCCTGACCGGCAGGAGAGTGCCGCAGCCCGGAGTGGCTGTCGAGCGGCCTCGTGCCATCCCGCTCCATTGTGCTGATTTCGTCATCGGAGCTGGGGAAAAGCATCAAGCCCCGCACCACCTGGCCAGTCCACTCTATGGCTATCGCATGCGGCATGGCGCCGGTGGACGAAGGGCCGGGAGTGCCCGGATCGTCTTTCGCAGCGGTACCGCAGCGTGATCTTCCAGCCCATCCAATAACGCACAAGAAGGCTACGCCATGTCTGGGAAGTTCAAGAAACAGCTGTCGCTGACCGACCTGACCTTCATCGGTCTGGGCGCCATATTCGGCTCCGGCTGGCTGTTCGCCGCCAGCCACGTCTCCGCCATCGCCGGCCCGGCGGGGATCATCTCCTGGTTCATCGGCGGCTTCGCCGTGCTGCTGCTCGGCATCATCTACTGCGAACTGGGCGCGGCGCTGCCCCGTGCCGGTGGCGTGGTGCGCTACCCGGTGTTCTCCCACGGCCCGCTGCTGGGCTACCTGATGGGCTTCATCACCCTGATCGCCTTCTCCAGCCTGGTGGCCATCGAGGTGGTCGCTTCCCGCCAGTACGCCGCGGCCTGGTTCCCGGGGCTGACCGAGGCCGGTTCGAGCAACCCGACACTCAGCGGCTGGCTGGTGCAGTTCGGCCTGCTGTGCCTGTTCTTCTGGCTCAACTATCGCAGCGTGAAGACCTTCGCCCGGGCCAACAACCTGGTCAGCGTGTTCAAGTTCATCGTGCCGCTGCTGGTCATCGGCGTGCTCTTCGCCTTCTTCAAGCCGGAGAACTTCCAGGCCCAGGGCTTTGCCCCCTTCGGCCTCTCGGGCATCGAGATGGCGGTCTCCGCCGGCGGCATCATCTTCGCCTACCTGGGGCTCACGCCGATCATCTCGGTGGCCAGCGAGGTGAAGAACCCGCAGCGCACCATCCCCATCGCGCTGATCCTCTCGGTGCTGCTCTCCACCGCCATCTACGTGCTGCTGCAACTGGCCTTCCTCGGCGCCGTGCCGACGGAAATGCTCGCCAACGGCTGGGCCGGCATCTCCAAGGAGTTCGCCCTGCCGTACCGCGACATCGCCCTGGTGCTCGGCGTGGGCTGGCTGGCCTACCTGGTGGTGGCCGACGCAGTGGTCTCGCCCAGCGGCTGCGGCAACATCTACATGAACGCCACGCCACGGGTGATCTACGGCTGGGCGCAGACCGGCACCTTCTTCCGCCTCTTCACCCGCATCGATGAAAAGTCCGGCATCCCGCGCCCGGCGCTGTGGCTGACCTTCGGCCTGTCGGTGTTCTGGACCCTGCCGTTCCCCTCCTGGGAGGCGCTGATCAATGTCGTCTCTGCGGCGCTGATCCTCAGCTACGCCGTGGCCCCGGTCACCGTCGCCGCGCTGCGGCGCAACGCCCCCGGCATGCCGCGGCCGTTCCGCGTCCGGGGCATGGCGGTGATGGGGCCGCTGTCCTTCGTCATCGCCGCGCTGATCGTCTACTGGTCGGGCTGGAACACCGTGTCCTGGCTGCTCAGCCTGCAGATCCTGATGTTCGTCATCTACCTGCTGTGCCGCCGCTTCGTGCCCACCGAGCACCTGAGCCTGGCCCAGCAGGTGCGCTCGTCCGCCTGGCTGATCGGCTTCTACGCCGTGACCCTGCTGCTCTCCTGGCTCGGCAGCTTCGGCGGCCTGGGCCTGCTGGCCCACCCCTTCGACACCCTCGCCGTGGCGGCCTGCGCCACCGCGATCTACTACTGGGGCGCGGCCACGGGCGTGCCGGCCGAGCTGATCATCCTCAGTGGCGAGGATGAAAGCGAGGAGGCCGCCGACACCGAGCAGGGCCTGCGACCGGCCGCGGCCCCCAGCCAGGCCCTGTCCTGATAGCCGCAAGAAGGAGTACGGATATGAGCGAGCTCATCAACCTCAGCCTCGAGCAAGTCCATGACCTGGCCCTGCGCACGCTGATCGGCAACGGCATGGGCGAGGATCACGCCCGGGCCATCGCCGACACCATCACCCAGGGGCAGCGCGACGAGTGCCACTCCCATGGCCTCTACCGCGTGCTGGTGTGCGTGCACTCGCTGCGCTCCGGCAAGGTCGACCCCAACGCCCGGCCGACCCTGAGCCGGCCGGCACCGGCCATCGTCAGCGTCGATGCCCACCGCGGCTACTCGCTGCTGGCCCTGCAGACCGGGCTGCCGCTGCTGGTGGAGCAGGCCCGCGAGCTGGGCGTCGCCGCCCTGGTGATCCGCAACTGCTTCCACTTCTCCGCGCTCTGGCCGGAGGTGGAGGCCATCGCCGCTGAAGGGCTGGTGGGCCTGGCCATGACCCCCAGCCACGCCTGGGTGGCGCCGGAGGGCGGCAGCCAGGGCGTGTTCGGCACCAACCCGCTGGCCTTCGCCTGGCCGCGCGCGGGGCGCGAACCCTTCGTCTTCGACTTCGCCACCAGCGCCATCGCCCGGGGCGACATCGAGCTGCACGCCCGCCAGGGCAAGCCCATTCCCCTGGGCTGGGGCCTGGATGCCGAAGGGCGGCCCAGCACCGACGCCCGCGCCGTGCTGGAAGGCGCCATGCAGACCTTCGGCGGCCACAAGGGCTCGGCCCTGGCGGCGATGATCGAGCTGATGGCCGGCGCGCTGATCGGCGACCTCACCAGCGCCGAATCGCTGGCCTTCGATGCCGCCGCCGGGGCCACGCCCTGCCATGGCGAACTGCTGCTGGCCTTCGACCCGGCGCGCTTCCTCGGCGGCGCCCTGGAGGAGGGGCAACGCCGCGCCGAGCAGTTGTTCGCCGCCATCACCGGGCAGGGCGCACGCCTGCCTTCGCAACGTCGCTTCGATGCCCGCCAGCGCAGCGCGCGTGACGGCGTCTGGGTGGCGAAAACCCTGCTGGACGATATCGAGCGGCTGGCGGCCTAGCGCCCCGGCCACCCACCTGTCTCCCTGAATGGAACCGCCCATGAAGCGCATACATGTGATCGACTCCCACACCGGCGGCGAACCCACGCGCCTGGTGATGCAAGGCTTCCCCGAACCCGCTGGCTGCACCCTGGCCGAGCAGCGCGACAGCCTGCGCGAGCACCACGACCACTGGCGCCGCGCCTGCCTGCTGGAGCCGCGCGGCAACGATGTGCTGGTGGGGGCGCTGCACTGCCCGCCGCTGTCGCCCGGCGCCACCTGCGGGGTGATCTTCTTCAACAACGCCGGCTACCTCGGCATGTGCGGGCACGGCACCATCGGCCTGGTGGTCTCCCTGCACCACCAGGGGCTGATCGACCCGGGCGAGCATCGTATCGACACCCCGGTGGGCACCGTCAGCGCCACCCTCCACGAGGATGGCCGCGTGACCATCGGCAATGTGCCGTCCTACCGCTACCGCACCCAGGTGCCGGTGGAGGTGCCCGGCCACGGCACCTTCCTGGGCGATATCGCCTGGGGCGGCAACTGGTTCTTCCTCGTGGCCGAGCACGGCCAGCGCCTGCAGCTGGACAACGTCGAAGCCCTCACCGCCTTCACCTGGGCGATGCTCAGGGCCCTGGAGGCGCAAGGCATCCAGGGCGAAGGCGGCGCGCTGATCGACCATGTCGAGCTGTTCGCCGAGGACGAACACGGCGACAGCCGCAACTTCGTCATGTGCCCGGGCAAGGCCTACGACCGCTCCCCCTGCGGCACCGGCACCAGCGCCAAGCTGGCGTGCCTGGCGGCCGACGGCAAGCTCGCCCCGGGCGAGACCTGGGTCCAGGCCGGCATCACCGGCAGCCGCTTCGAGGGCCGCTACGAGTGGGAGGGCGAGCGCATCCGCCCCTTCATCACCGGGCGCGCCCATATCACCGCCGACTGCGTCCTGCTCATCGACGAACAGGACCCCTTCGCGTGGGGCATCTGAACCCGCGCATGCCTCTCCATTCCCCTGCACCAAGGAGCAGAACCATGAATCACGACATCTTCACCGGTTGCATCCCCGCCCTGATGACACCCTGCACCGCCGCCCGCCAGCCGGACTTCGACGCCCTGGTCGCCAAGGGCCGTGAGCTGGTCGAGCTGGGCATGAGCGGGGTGGTGTACTGCGGCTCCATGGGTGACTGGCCGCTGCTCAGCGAGGCCCAGCGCCAGGAGGGCGTGGCGCGCCTGGTGCAGGCCGGCGTGCCCACGGTGGTCGGCACCGGCGCGGTGAACACCCGCGAGGCGGTCGCCCACGCCGCGCACGCCGCCAAGGTGGGCGCCCAGGGCCTGATGGTGATCCCGCGCCTGCTTTCCCGCGCGGCTTCGCCTGCCGCACAGAAGGCGCACTTCGCCGCCGTGCTCGGCGCCGCGCCGCAGCTGCCCTCGGTGATCTACAACAGCCCCTACTACAGCTTCTCCACCCGCGCTGAGCTGTTCTTCGACCTGCGCAGCCAGTTCTCCAATCTGATCGGCTTCAAGGAGTTCGGTGGCGCCGAGGCCATGCGCTACGCCGCCGAACACATCACCTCCCGCGACGACGAGGTCATCCTCGTCGCGGGCGTCGACACCCAGGTGTTCCACGGCTACGTCCACTGCAATGCCGCCGGCACCATCACCGGCATCGGCAACGTGCTGCCCCGCGAAGTGCTGCAACTGGTGGCCCTGAGCCGCCAGGCCGCTGCCGGCGACACCCGCGCGCGGCGCCTGGCCCTGGAGTTGAGCGAGGCACTGGATGTGCTCTCGTCCTTCGACGAGGGCTGCGACCTGGTGCTGTTCTACAAGTACCTGATGGTGCTCAACGGCGACCGCGAATACAGCCTGCACTTCAACGAAAGCGATGCCCTCAGCGATGCCCAGCGTCGCTACGCCGAGCAGCAGTACGCGCTGTTCCGCCAGTGGTACGCCAGCTGGTCGGTGGAACAGAACCTCGTCTGACCCAGGTGCCGCTGCGCAGCCCCTGCGTAGCGGCGCCCCGCACAACAGGAAGCACCATGACACTCACAGGCAACATGCTGATCGGCCGCCAGGCCGTGGCCGGACGCGGCACGGCCATCCGTGCCATCGACCCCGCCACCGGTGCCGTGCTGGAACCCGCCTACCCGGGCGGCAGCCCGGCACAGGTGGAACAGGCCTGCACATTGGCCTGGGAAGCCTTCACCGCCTACCGGGAAACCTCGCCAGCGGCGCGCGCGGCGTTTCTCGACACCATCGCCGAAGAAGTCGAGGCGCTGGGGGATGCGCTGATCGAGCGCGCCGTGGCTGAAACCGGCCTGCCCCTGGCGCGCCTCCAGGGCGAGCGTGGCCGCACCTGCCAGCAGTTGCGCACCTTCGCCCGCACCCTGCGCGCCGGTGAATGGCTGGACGTGCGGGTCGACAGCGCCCAGCCGCAACGCCAGCCCCTGCCACGCCCGGACCTGCGCCAGCACCAGGTGGCCCTGGGGCCGGTGGCGGTGTTCGGCGCCAGCAACTTCCCCCTGGCCTTCTCCGTGGCCGGTGGTGATACCGCCTCGGCGCTGGCGGCCGGCTGCCCGGTGGTGGTCAAGGCCCACGTCGCCCACCCGGGCACCAGCGAGTGGGTGGGGCGGGCGGTGGCCCGCGCAGTGGAGCGCTGCGCGATGCCCGAGGGCGTGTTCTCGCTGCTGTACGGTGCCGGCCACGAGGTGGGCATCGCCCTGGTCAGCGACCCGCGCATCAAGGCCGTCGGCTTCACCGGCTCGCGCAGCGGTGGCCTGGCCCTGTGCCAGGCGGCCCAGGCGCGGCCGGAGCCGATCCCGGTGTATGCGGAAATGAGCGCGATCAACCCGGTGTTCCTGTTCCCTGCTGCCCTGCACGCCCGGAGCGAGGCGTTGGCCGAAGGCTTCGTCGCCTCGCTGACCCAGGGCGCCGGGCAGTTCTGCACCAATCCGGGCCTGCTCATCGCCCAGCGGGGCGAGGCGCTGGATGCCTTTATCGCCGCCGCCACCGGGCAACTGGAGAAGAGCCCGGCGCAGACCATGCTGACGCCGGGCATTTTCGATGCCTTCGCCTCCAGCGTCGGCGCCTTGGCCCGCCACGCCAAGGTGCGCCGGGTGGCCAGCGGGCAGCCGGGTGATGGACCCAACCGCTGCCAGGCGCAGCTGTTCGTCACCGAGGCCGACGCTTTCCTCGCCGACCCGGCGCTGCAGGCGGAAATCTTCGGTGCCGCCGGGCTCATCGTGCAGTGCCGGGGTGCGGGGCAGGTGCGCGCCATCGCCGAGCACCTCGAAGGCCAGCTCACCGCCACCCTGCACCTGGACGAAGCGGACCACGACGCCGCCCGGGCCCTGCTGCCGACCCTGGAGCTGAAGGCCGGCCGCGTGCTGGTCAACGGCTGGCCCACCGGCGTCGAGGTGTGCGATGCCATGGTTCACGGCGGCCCCTTCCCGGCCACCTCCGATGCCCGCAGCACCTCGGTGGGCACCGCGGCCATCCAGCGCTTCCTGCGGCCGGTCTGCTACCAGGGCTTCCCGGATGCGCTGCTGCCCACGGCGCTCCGGCAGGGCAACCCGCTGCAGCTGCGCCGCCTGCTCGATGGCCAGCGGGAGGCGTAGCGCCATGGGCAATCATCCCGCTTCGGACGCGATCGATATCGCGGTGGTCGGCGCCGGCATCATCGGCGTCGCCTGCGCCTTGCAACTGGCGCGGCAGGGCAAGCGCGTGCGGGTCCTGGATCCGCAGGAGCCGGGGCAGGGCGCCTCGTTCGGCAATGCCGGGCACCTGGCCACCGAGCAGGTCTTCCCCATCGCCGACCTGTCGATCCTCACACGCCTGCCGGCCATGCTCATGGACCCGATGGGCCCGCTGCGCCTCGACTGGAAGTACCTGCCCCAGGCGCTGCCCTGGTTCCTGCGCCTGCTGCTCAACCTGCGCGCTGCGCCCTTCCAGCGCACCGTGGCCGGCCTGCGCGGGCTCAATGAGGCCAGCCTGGAGGCCTGGCAACGGCT includes the following:
- a CDS encoding cytochrome-c peroxidase; the encoded protein is MRPIQMLVLGGLTFAAALPWEATADPLRDKATALFKPVPATVSQTQGRTLTEAQIALGKQLFFEPRLSRSHIISCNTCHNIGTGGADNVPTSVGHGWQKGPRNSPTVFNAVFNAAQFWDGRAEDLQAQAKGPIQASVEMNNTPERVEQTLASIPEYVAAFSAAFPKAEKPVSFDNMALAIEAFEATLTTPDSPFDRYLAGDDKALDAQQKEGLALFIDSGCSACHNGVNLGGQAYFPFGLVRKPTEDILPIGDKGRFAVTKTSSDAYVFRAAPLRNIALTAPYFHSGQVWELKEAVAIMGNSQLGRELKDKEVAAITAFLHGLSGRQPDVSYPILPASTASTPRPE
- a CDS encoding AAA family ATPase yields the protein MDTRYLIEMLLKRDKVDSFSRYPYVLPAVRSLERLEFHPKVTFLVGENGSGKSTLMEALAVALGFNPEGGTRNFNFGTRASHSELHRALRVSRGVRRARDGFFLRAESFFNLATEIEHLDAEPAPAPPVIDAYGGRSLHEQSHGESFLALLMNRFGGKGLYLLDEPEAALSPQRQLAMLARIHDLVKDDSQFVIATHSPILMAYPDAWIYQCGPEGFTLTAYDDTEHVQVSRGFLANPARTLRTLLGEEG
- a CDS encoding AraC family transcriptional regulator; amino-acid sequence: MVRRALAALAAIEPQRRPASLDELLASADLLLPVLDAIPNAAVFIKDTQARYVLANRTLVQRCGLKQLQPLLGRTSAEVFPAQLGPGYTEQDRRVLEKGQVLEDQLELHLYGSREPGWCLTHKRPLLSRSDAIIGLVGISVDLQSAATAHPAYARLAEVDEYIRQHFHEPITLDTLTRIAGLSVAQLERYCTRAFQLTPRQMITKARLEHAHRLLQTELPITDVALQCGYTDHSAFSRQFKQLTGFTPRQYRQAMGGGT
- a CDS encoding APC family permease yields the protein MSGKFKKQLSLTDLTFIGLGAIFGSGWLFAASHVSAIAGPAGIISWFIGGFAVLLLGIIYCELGAALPRAGGVVRYPVFSHGPLLGYLMGFITLIAFSSLVAIEVVASRQYAAAWFPGLTEAGSSNPTLSGWLVQFGLLCLFFWLNYRSVKTFARANNLVSVFKFIVPLLVIGVLFAFFKPENFQAQGFAPFGLSGIEMAVSAGGIIFAYLGLTPIISVASEVKNPQRTIPIALILSVLLSTAIYVLLQLAFLGAVPTEMLANGWAGISKEFALPYRDIALVLGVGWLAYLVVADAVVSPSGCGNIYMNATPRVIYGWAQTGTFFRLFTRIDEKSGIPRPALWLTFGLSVFWTLPFPSWEALINVVSAALILSYAVAPVTVAALRRNAPGMPRPFRVRGMAVMGPLSFVIAALIVYWSGWNTVSWLLSLQILMFVIYLLCRRFVPTEHLSLAQQVRSSAWLIGFYAVTLLLSWLGSFGGLGLLAHPFDTLAVAACATAIYYWGAATGVPAELIILSGEDESEEAADTEQGLRPAAAPSQALS
- a CDS encoding Ldh family oxidoreductase; translation: MSELINLSLEQVHDLALRTLIGNGMGEDHARAIADTITQGQRDECHSHGLYRVLVCVHSLRSGKVDPNARPTLSRPAPAIVSVDAHRGYSLLALQTGLPLLVEQARELGVAALVIRNCFHFSALWPEVEAIAAEGLVGLAMTPSHAWVAPEGGSQGVFGTNPLAFAWPRAGREPFVFDFATSAIARGDIELHARQGKPIPLGWGLDAEGRPSTDARAVLEGAMQTFGGHKGSALAAMIELMAGALIGDLTSAESLAFDAAAGATPCHGELLLAFDPARFLGGALEEGQRRAEQLFAAITGQGARLPSQRRFDARQRSARDGVWVAKTLLDDIERLAA
- a CDS encoding 4-hydroxyproline epimerase produces the protein MKRIHVIDSHTGGEPTRLVMQGFPEPAGCTLAEQRDSLREHHDHWRRACLLEPRGNDVLVGALHCPPLSPGATCGVIFFNNAGYLGMCGHGTIGLVVSLHHQGLIDPGEHRIDTPVGTVSATLHEDGRVTIGNVPSYRYRTQVPVEVPGHGTFLGDIAWGGNWFFLVAEHGQRLQLDNVEALTAFTWAMLRALEAQGIQGEGGALIDHVELFAEDEHGDSRNFVMCPGKAYDRSPCGTGTSAKLACLAADGKLAPGETWVQAGITGSRFEGRYEWEGERIRPFITGRAHITADCVLLIDEQDPFAWGI
- a CDS encoding dihydrodipicolinate synthase family protein, which encodes MNHDIFTGCIPALMTPCTAARQPDFDALVAKGRELVELGMSGVVYCGSMGDWPLLSEAQRQEGVARLVQAGVPTVVGTGAVNTREAVAHAAHAAKVGAQGLMVIPRLLSRAASPAAQKAHFAAVLGAAPQLPSVIYNSPYYSFSTRAELFFDLRSQFSNLIGFKEFGGAEAMRYAAEHITSRDDEVILVAGVDTQVFHGYVHCNAAGTITGIGNVLPREVLQLVALSRQAAAGDTRARRLALELSEALDVLSSFDEGCDLVLFYKYLMVLNGDREYSLHFNESDALSDAQRRYAEQQYALFRQWYASWSVEQNLV
- a CDS encoding aldehyde dehydrogenase (NADP(+)); translation: MTLTGNMLIGRQAVAGRGTAIRAIDPATGAVLEPAYPGGSPAQVEQACTLAWEAFTAYRETSPAARAAFLDTIAEEVEALGDALIERAVAETGLPLARLQGERGRTCQQLRTFARTLRAGEWLDVRVDSAQPQRQPLPRPDLRQHQVALGPVAVFGASNFPLAFSVAGGDTASALAAGCPVVVKAHVAHPGTSEWVGRAVARAVERCAMPEGVFSLLYGAGHEVGIALVSDPRIKAVGFTGSRSGGLALCQAAQARPEPIPVYAEMSAINPVFLFPAALHARSEALAEGFVASLTQGAGQFCTNPGLLIAQRGEALDAFIAAATGQLEKSPAQTMLTPGIFDAFASSVGALARHAKVRRVASGQPGDGPNRCQAQLFVTEADAFLADPALQAEIFGAAGLIVQCRGAGQVRAIAEHLEGQLTATLHLDEADHDAARALLPTLELKAGRVLVNGWPTGVEVCDAMVHGGPFPATSDARSTSVGTAAIQRFLRPVCYQGFPDALLPTALRQGNPLQLRRLLDGQREA